One region of Methanosphaera cuniculi genomic DNA includes:
- a CDS encoding peptidoglycan-binding protein, whose product MLDCNKINIRKESKGNDVKELQTYLTFRGYYDGKIDGSCGDYTVSAIKKLQKAVGGLVVDGIFGPLTCKVSGINGRDISGTSQTIDLDIWKNMMTRYDNFFKQHGQEPVICYINYTTKYEYITNTKYQDIKKRYDTYIKENGREPKFVYINKTQITQPNTTTNKPSTNTIITYFSSTPHYTSQGCNRLGQCTPYYCGVHSLHQVLRKFGITDYSESTLAAWAGTTTAGTSHGGINTAIKKVNSKKGTNIEIKWLNFSDLGNTTSARFKELGRRINNSNCDCIVHNLYRNRYGHYETIHSINTKTQNVQVLNSLGTRTGSSYKGYIENRSFSTFQSYISNTPGGQPSIGLITKK is encoded by the coding sequence TTGTTAGATTGTAATAAAATAAATATAAGAAAGGAAAGTAAAGGAAACGATGTTAAGGAATTACAAACGTATCTTACATTCCGAGGGTATTATGATGGAAAAATAGATGGTAGTTGTGGAGATTATACAGTAAGTGCAATAAAGAAACTACAAAAAGCAGTAGGTGGACTAGTAGTTGATGGAATATTTGGACCTCTTACATGTAAAGTAAGTGGAATTAATGGACGTGATATAAGTGGTACAAGTCAAACAATAGATCTTGATATTTGGAAGAATATGATGACACGATATGATAATTTCTTTAAACAACATGGACAAGAACCAGTTATATGTTACATTAATTATACTACAAAATATGAATATATAACAAATACGAAATATCAAGATATCAAAAAAAGATATGATACATATATTAAAGAAAATGGAAGAGAACCAAAATTTGTATACATTAATAAAACACAAATAACTCAACCAAATACAACTACAAATAAACCATCAACTAATACAATAATTACTTATTTTTCAAGTACTCCACATTATACAAGTCAAGGATGTAACAGGTTAGGACAGTGTACACCATATTATTGTGGTGTTCATTCATTACATCAAGTACTACGTAAGTTTGGTATAACAGATTATAGTGAAAGTACACTTGCTGCATGGGCTGGTACAACAACAGCAGGGACAAGTCATGGTGGAATTAATACGGCAATAAAAAAAGTGAATAGTAAAAAAGGAACTAATATAGAAATAAAATGGTTAAATTTTTCAGATCTTGGTAATACTACTAGTGCAAGATTTAAGGAATTAGGAAGACGTATTAATAATAGTAATTGTGATTGTATTGTACATAATCTTTATCGTAACCGGTATGGTCATTATGAAACAATACATAGTATTAACACTAAAACACAGAATGTTCAAGTACTTAATAGTCTTGGTACACGTACAGGTAGTTCTTATAAGGGATATATTGAAAATAGAAGTTTTAGTACTTTTCAATCATATATCAGTAATACCCCTGGTGGTCAGCCTAGTATTGGATTAATTACTAAAAAATAG